A window from Triticum aestivum cultivar Chinese Spring chromosome 6D, IWGSC CS RefSeq v2.1, whole genome shotgun sequence encodes these proteins:
- the LOC123143776 gene encoding UDP-glycosyltransferase 72B1 yields MAGESDDRGAARAPHVALLSSPGMGHVVPVAELARRLHAEHGFTATVVTYASSDSAAQRAFLASLPPVVGSASLPAVPLDDLVAAGAAIEKLLSVEAQRSVPALAALLAGLGKDGNLVAFVADLFGADSLQTARDAGVPAYLFFPSNLLMLSLMLHLPRLDGELQGEFRDQPEPIRLPGCVAVPGADILQPLQDRTSDAYRWMVHHGERYRDADGILVNTFDAIEPNAAAILRQPEPGRPPVYPVGPVIRQPDDGDDDATGCIRWLDTQPDKSVLFVSFGSGGALPAAQMNELARGLELSGQRFLWVVRSPTDSGADPGANYYDGSKSKDYPPKFLPSGFLERTKEVGLVVPSWAPQVRVLGHRATGAMLTHCGWNSVLESVMHGVPMIAWPLYAEQRENAVMLHEETKVALRPKVRGADGMILGEDITKVVNDIMNSEEGDAMRTKVAELQKAARSGLAASGMSHKTLTEVVRKWKERTFA; encoded by the coding sequence ATGGCCGGCGAGAGCGACGACCGGGGCGCCGCGCGCGCGCCGCACGTCGCGCTGCTCTCGTCGCCGGGCATGGGCCACGTGGTGCCGGTGGCGGAGCTGGCGCGGCGGCTGCACGCCGAGCACGGCTTCACGGCCACCGTCGTCACCTACGCCAGCTCCGACTCCGCGGCGCAGCGCGCGTTCCTGGCGTCCCTCCCGCCTGTGGTCGGCTCCGCGTCGCTCCCGGCCGTCCCGCTcgacgacctcgtcgccgccggcgccgccatcgAGAAGCTGCTCTCCGTCGAGGCCCAGCGCTCCGTGCCGGCGCTGGCCGCGCTCCTCGCGGGCCTCGGGAAGGACGGCAACCTCGTCGCCTTCGTGGCGGACCTCTTCGGGGCCGACTCGCTGCAGACGGCGCGCGACGCCGGCGTCCCGGCGTACCTCTTCTTCCCCTCCAACCTGCTGATGCTCTCCCTCATGCTCCACCTCCCGCGCCTCGACGGGGAACTGCAGGGCGAGTTCCGCGACCAGCCGGAGCCCATCAGGCTGCCCGGCTGCGTGGCCGTGCCCGGCGCCGACATCCTGCAGCCGCTCCAGGACAGGACCAGCGACGCCTACCGCTGGATGGTGCACCACGGTGAGAGGTACCGCGACGCGGACGGCATACTTGTGAACACGTTCGACGCCATCGAGCCCAACGCGGCGGCAATCCTCCGGCAGCCCGAGCCGGGACGCCCGCCGGTGTACCCCGTCGGGCCGGTGATACGGCAGCctgacgacggcgacgacgatgcCACCGGCTGTATCAGGTGGCTCGACACACAGCCCGACAAGTCCGTGTTGTTCGTCTCGTTCGGCAGCGGAGGTGCGCTGCCCGCGGCGCAGATGAACGAGCTGGCGCGCGGGCTGGAGCTCTCCGGACAACGGTTTCTGTGGGTCGTGAGGAGTCCCACCGACAGTGGGGCCGACCCCGGTGCCAACTACTACGACGGGTCGAAGAGCAAGGACTATCCACCCAAGTTCCTGCCATCTGGGTTCCTGGAGAGGACCAAGGAGGTGGGACTGGTGGTCCCATCCTGGGCCCCGCAAGTCAGGGTCCTCGGCCACCGGGCCACGGGAGCCATGTTGACGCATTGCGGATGGAACTCGGTGCTAGAGAGCGTGATGCACGGTGTGCCGATGATCGCGTGGCCTCTGTACGCCGAGCAGAGGGAGAATGCCGTGATGTTACATGAAGAAACCAAGGTGGCACTAAGACCAAAGGTTCGAGGAGCAGATGGGATGATTCTTGGTGAAGACATCACGAAGGTTGTGAATGATATAATGAACAGTGAAGAGGGGGATGCGATGCGTACGAAGGTGGCAGAGCTGCAGAAAGCGGCAAGGAGTGGACTGGCTGCAAGTGGCATGTCGCACAAGACGCTTACCGAGGTGGTGAGGAAGTGGAAGGAGCGTACGTTTGCATGA